One genomic window of Candidatus Methylomirabilis sp. includes the following:
- a CDS encoding ParB N-terminal domain-containing protein — MARTWSTYPAEAPREVLRLAEQVEADGGAALALYREPVGQAWQIFALLPLEKVEPTPYQRDLSKPHADRLREVIKKLGRFVDPVVAVAAGAGRYWTPNGNHRRAALEKLKAKFIPAILIPEMEVAFQILALNTEKAHNVKEKSLEVIRMYRGLMEQEGGKSEEAFAFQFEAPHFITLGLLYEKKPRFAGGAFAPILRRVDTFLKAGLGKAYAEREARAGRVEEADRVLDDVVKRLKQRGIAHPYVKNFVLARCNPLSRARKSLPSFEQTFEKLTAALEKFDPEKIRLEDIARAAVAVAG; from the coding sequence ATGGCACGGACCTGGAGCACGTACCCGGCGGAGGCGCCGCGGGAAGTCTTGCGGTTGGCGGAGCAGGTGGAGGCGGACGGCGGGGCGGCGCTCGCCCTCTACCGGGAGCCGGTGGGACAGGCCTGGCAGATCTTCGCGCTCCTGCCCCTGGAGAAGGTCGAGCCGACCCCCTACCAGCGGGACCTCTCCAAGCCCCACGCGGACCGGCTGCGGGAGGTCATCAAGAAGCTGGGCCGGTTCGTGGACCCGGTGGTCGCGGTGGCCGCGGGGGCCGGCCGGTACTGGACGCCGAACGGGAACCACCGGCGGGCCGCCCTCGAAAAGCTCAAGGCCAAGTTCATCCCCGCCATCCTCATCCCGGAGATGGAGGTCGCCTTCCAGATCCTGGCCCTGAACACGGAGAAGGCGCACAACGTGAAGGAGAAGTCCCTGGAGGTCATCCGGATGTACCGGGGGCTGATGGAGCAGGAGGGGGGCAAGAGCGAGGAGGCCTTCGCCTTCCAGTTCGAGGCCCCGCACTTCATCACGCTGGGGCTCCTCTACGAGAAGAAGCCCCGGTTCGCCGGGGGGGCCTTCGCCCCGATCCTGCGGCGGGTGGACACGTTCCTGAAGGCGGGGCTGGGGAAGGCCTATGCGGAGCGGGAGGCGCGGGCAGGGAGGGTGGAGGAGGCCGACCGCGTGCTGGACGACGTGGTGAAGCGGCTCAAGCAGCGGGGGATCGCCCACCCCTACGTGAAGAACTTCGTCCTGGCCCGGTGCAATCCCCTCAGCCGGGCCCGGAAGAGCCTCCCGAGCTTCGAGCAGACCTTCGAGAAACTAACGGCCGCCCTGGAGAAGTTCGACCCCGAGAAGATCCGTCTCGAGGACATCGCCCGGGCGGCCGTCGCCGTGGCCGGCTAG